Proteins co-encoded in one Lynx canadensis isolate LIC74 chromosome C1, mLynCan4.pri.v2, whole genome shotgun sequence genomic window:
- the STRADB gene encoding STE20-related kinase adapter protein beta gives MSLLDCFCTSRTQVESLRPEKQSESSIHQHLVDELPFSQLPSSTRAKDVICSTNVSHYELQVEIGRGFDNLTSVHLARHTPTGTLVTIKITNLENCTDERLKALQKAVILSHFFRHPNITTYWTVFTVGSWLWVISPFMAYGSASQLLKTYFPEGMSETLIRNILFGAVRGLSYLHQNGCIHRSIKASHILISGDGLVTLSGLSHLHSLVKHGQRHRAVYDFPQFSTSVQPWLSPELLRQDLHGYNVKSDIYSVGITACELASGKVPFQDMHRTQMLLQKLKGPPYSPLDVSIFPQSESRMKNSRSGVDSGIGESVLVSSGTQTVNSDRLQTPSSKTFSPAFFSLVQLCLQQDPEKRPSASSLLSHVFFKQMKEESQDSILTLLPPKPSIALSPVSRWTEPECDFPDEKDSNWEF, from the exons GTTGATGAGCTACCCTTTTCCCAGTTGCCTTCATCCACTAGAGCCAAGGATGTGATCTGTTCCACCAATGTTTCTCACTATGAACTCCAAGTGGAAATTG GAAGAGGATTTGACAACTTGACTTCTGTTCATCTTGCCCGGCATACTCCTACAGGAACACTGGTGactataaaaattacaaatctgGAAAACTGCACTGATGAACGCCTGAAAGCTTTACag AAAGCAGTGATTTTGTCCCACTTTTTCCGGCACCCCAATATTACAACCTATTGGACTGTTTTCACTGTTGGCAGCTGGCTTTGGGTTATTTCTCCATTTATGGCCTATG GTTCAGCAAGTCAGCTCTTGAAGACTTACTTTCCTGAAGGAATGAGTGAAACTTTAATAAGAAACATTCTCTTTGGAGCAGTGAGAGGGTTGAGCTATCTGCACCAAAATGGTTGCATtcacag GAGTATTAAAGCCAGCCATATCCTCATTTCTGGTGATGGCCTAGTGACCCTCTCTGGCCTGTCCCACCTGCATAGTTTGGTTAAGCATGGACAGAGGCATAGGGCTGTGTATGATTTCCCACAGTTCAGCACATCAGTGCAGCCGTGGCTGAGCCCAGAACTACTGAGACAG GATTTACATGGATATAATGTAAAGTCAGATATTTACAGTGTTGGGATTACAGCATGTGAATTGGCCAGTGGGAAGGTACCTTTCCAGGACATGCATAGGACTCAG atgtTGTTACAGAAGCTGAAAGGTCCTCCTTACAGCCCATTGGATGTCAGTATCTTCCCTCAATCAGAATCCAGAATGAAGAATTCCCGATCAGGTGTAGACTCTGGGATTGGAGAAAGTGTACTTGTCTCCAGTGGAACTCAAACAGTAAATAGTGACAGATTGCAAACTCCATCCTCAAAAActttctctcctgccttctttAGCTTGGTACAGCTCTGTTTGCAACAAGATCCTGAGAAAAG accATCTGCAAGCAGTTTATTGTCCCATGTGTTCTTCAAACAG ATGAAAGAAGAAAGCCAGGACTCAATACTTACACTGTTGCCTCCTAAGCCATCAATAGCACTGTCTCCAGTGTCACGTTGGACTGAGCCGGAATGTGATTTTCCTGATGAAAAAGACTCAAACTGGGAATTCTAG